One Terriglobia bacterium genomic window, CGCGCGTCGCTGCGGACCTATCTCTACGCAGCCGCACACAACCTGGCGCGAAAGCATCTGCGCGAACCCGACAACGATGCAACCGAGGAACTCCCGATGGATCTTGCCGCGCCGGCCGGTCCATTGGACCAACTCCTCGGTAAGGAGCTATGCGACGTGGTGAAGTACGCAGTTGGCAGTCTCCCAACCAGGCAGAGGGAAGTTCTCGTGCTGGCCGAATACGAAGAACTTCCTCTCGCCGAAGTGGCCGCGATCGTGGGCGCCGATCTCGGATCGGTTAAGGCGCGCCTGCATCGCGCCCGGACGAATCTCAGGAGACTCCTCGCGCCTTACTTTAACGGGAATTCCGATCCGCAGACTGTGGAGGAATTGTAGATGGAAAGGGACTTGAAGGAACTTCTGCAAGAGTGGCGGATACCTGATCCTCCGCCCCATCTGGATGCGCGCATCGCCGCCACGTACTCGGGAATGCTGCCCCGCCGTGTGTCGGTATGGAGGAAGCCGGTGCGGCTGCCTGCGCCTGTGTTTGCCTTGCTGCTGGTCCTGCAACTGGCGTCGATGACGGTCATCGGTCATTTCCTTTTCTCCGCAAGTCCTCCGGCTCCTGTCCTGTCTATGCCTGAAAGGGTGGTCGAAGTTCCCGTGGTCCGGGAAAAAGTCGTGACCCAGATCGTCTATCTGCCGGC contains:
- a CDS encoding sigma-70 family RNA polymerase sigma factor, encoding MNDAELIRRAKAGEEAAFLLLYERYRKGIYSYTLRLLGSHAAAEDVMHDCFASLIGNFSRFDPGRASLRTYLYAAAHNLARKHLREPDNDATEELPMDLAAPAGPLDQLLGKELCDVVKYAVGSLPTRQREVLVLAEYEELPLAEVAAIVGADLGSVKARLHRARTNLRRLLAPYFNGNSDPQTVEEL